Proteins co-encoded in one Candidatus Manganitrophaceae bacterium genomic window:
- a CDS encoding rhomboid family intramembrane serine protease codes for MIPLKDDLLTHTTPVVTVALVAVNIIVFFYEVSLGAGADNFIFQYGAIPLNLVHGMDGGRQGLVAVSSVLTSMFLHGGFMHLAGNMLYLWIFGNNIEDVMGHVRFILFYLVCGVIAAYTHALTDPGSRIPMVGASGAISGVLGAYLVLFPHAKVLTLVPIGFFIQLIRIPAVLVLGIWFLVQFVSGIFGYSGIFGSQSGGIAWFAHIGGFLAGMVLIYPFKKKQRQRQGWY; via the coding sequence ATGATCCCGTTGAAAGATGACCTTCTGACCCACACCACGCCGGTCGTCACGGTTGCCCTGGTGGCCGTTAATATTATTGTTTTTTTCTATGAGGTCTCGCTCGGCGCGGGGGCCGATAATTTTATCTTCCAATACGGCGCCATTCCGTTAAACCTGGTCCATGGAATGGACGGGGGCCGGCAGGGGCTGGTGGCGGTCTCCAGCGTCCTCACCTCGATGTTTCTCCACGGCGGCTTCATGCATCTCGCCGGGAACATGCTCTACCTCTGGATCTTCGGGAACAACATCGAAGATGTAATGGGGCATGTCCGCTTTATCCTCTTTTATCTCGTCTGCGGAGTCATCGCCGCCTACACCCACGCGCTGACCGACCCCGGCTCCCGCATCCCGATGGTCGGCGCGAGCGGCGCGATCTCCGGGGTGCTCGGCGCCTACCTCGTCCTCTTTCCGCATGCCAAGGTGCTGACCCTGGTCCCGATCGGCTTCTTCATCCAATTGATCCGCATCCCGGCGGTGCTCGTTCTCGGGATCTGGTTTCTCGTCCAGTTCGTCAGCGGCATCTTCGGCTACAGCGGGATCTTCGGAAGCCAATCGGGCGGCATCGCCTGGTTCGCCCACATCGGCGGTTTTCTTGCGGGGATGGTGTTGATTTATCCTTTTAAGAAGAAGCAGCGACAGCGGCAGGGGTGGTATTAA